The following are encoded in a window of Kaistia algarum genomic DNA:
- the lptE gene encoding LPS assembly lipoprotein LptE, translated as MSSSDRHPDATRHPTRRGAVLMFATLAMLAGCTVRPVYMPVAGNQFSSVDLSMISVVGGFDRVGQEVRNNLVFIFTGGRTPPPPKYTLNIEVKNSESRLGFTTDSLAPAYQVSIEVKFEVKTIADDRVLIRSSSIGLASYNRSNQSFANERARIDAENRAAKSVADEINLRIALAIAKDKPPAPVYVPKGPNLPPGATPEVMSNNMQSG; from the coding sequence ATGTCGTCGTCTGATCGCCACCCCGATGCGACGAGGCACCCGACGCGCCGTGGCGCGGTGCTGATGTTCGCGACGCTCGCCATGCTGGCAGGCTGCACGGTCCGACCCGTTTACATGCCGGTCGCGGGCAATCAATTCAGCAGTGTCGATCTTTCGATGATCTCGGTCGTGGGCGGCTTCGATCGTGTCGGTCAGGAAGTGCGCAACAACCTGGTCTTCATCTTCACCGGCGGCAGGACGCCACCGCCGCCGAAATATACGCTCAACATCGAAGTCAAAAATTCCGAGTCACGCCTCGGTTTCACGACCGATTCCCTTGCGCCGGCCTATCAAGTTTCGATCGAGGTCAAGTTCGAGGTCAAGACGATCGCCGACGATCGTGTATTGATTCGCTCTTCATCGATTGGTCTTGCCTCCTATAACCGCTCGAACCAGAGCTTCGCCAACGAGCGCGCACGGATCGACGCGGAGAACCGGGCGGCCAAGTCGGTTGCCGACGAGATCAACCTGCGCATTGCGCTGGCGATCGCCAAGGACAAGCCCCCGGCCCCGGTCTATGTGCCGAAGGGCCCGAACCTTCCGCCGGGCGCGACGCCGGAAGTCATGAGCAACAACATGCAAAGCGGGTAG
- the leuS gene encoding leucine--tRNA ligase, with protein MTIERYNPRDAEPRWQSVWADRGIFETKNDDPRPKYYVLEMFPYPSGRIHIGHGRNYVMGDVVARFKRMKGFNVLHPMGWDAFGLPAENAAIERNSHPKIWTYENIEAMKGQLKLLGLSLDWSREIATCDPAYYAEQQNIFVDFFDKSLVYRKESEVNWDPVDNTVLANEQVIEGRGWRSGALVERRKLSQWFFKITAFAEDLLSALDGLDRWPDKVRLMQRNWIGRSEGLSLRFRLDASTAPTGSTEIEVYTTRPDTLYGASFLAIAANHPLAEKLSESNAQLADFIVECRRGGTSAEAIETQEKLGFDTGVKAEHPLVPGWFLPVYVANFILMDYGTGAVFGCPAHDQRDLDFARKYGLPVQAVVLPEGEDPASFAVGDIAYDGDGRLFHSEFLDGLSIPDAKDAVARRLENQSLGNAPQGKRQVNFRLRDWGISRQRYWGCPIPVIHCPECGPVPVPKADLPVRLPDDVTFDRPGNPLDRHPTWKHVACPKCGGAAVRETDTMDTFVDSSWYFARFATPANMPPLAKEAVDHWLPVDQYIGGIEHAILHLLYSRFFTRALKACGRISVAEPFAGLFTQGMIVHETYKDAAGKWLFPEEVEKRSDGTSVKRGTEEPVTVGPPEKMSKSKKNVVPPEIVADSYGVDCARWFMLSDTPPERDSEWTEAGIEGAWRFTQRIWRLINEAVELAGPAATSTPAEFGPEATALRRNAHRLIANVEEDFDRLRFNVAVARVHSFANGFADALASARGRGADLPADLAFALLEASRYLVAAIGPMIPHLAEECWTVLGGEGLAAEAAWPTADQALLAEEDMLLPVQINGKKRAELTISATASDADIEKAVMSLDGVVRALEGRPPRKIVIVPKRIVNVVV; from the coding sequence ATGACGATAGAACGCTACAATCCCCGCGACGCGGAACCCCGTTGGCAGAGCGTCTGGGCCGATCGCGGCATCTTCGAGACGAAGAACGACGATCCGCGGCCGAAATACTATGTGCTGGAGATGTTCCCCTATCCGTCCGGGCGCATCCATATCGGCCATGGCCGCAACTATGTCATGGGCGATGTCGTGGCGCGCTTCAAGCGCATGAAGGGCTTCAACGTCCTGCATCCGATGGGATGGGATGCGTTTGGCCTGCCGGCGGAGAATGCCGCGATCGAGCGGAACAGTCATCCGAAGATCTGGACCTATGAAAATATCGAGGCGATGAAGGGCCAGCTGAAGCTGCTGGGCCTTTCGCTCGACTGGAGCCGCGAGATCGCCACCTGCGATCCGGCCTATTATGCCGAGCAGCAGAATATTTTCGTCGATTTCTTCGACAAGAGCCTCGTCTACCGCAAGGAGAGCGAGGTCAATTGGGATCCCGTCGACAATACCGTGCTCGCCAATGAGCAGGTGATCGAAGGGCGCGGCTGGCGCTCCGGCGCCCTGGTCGAGCGGCGCAAGCTGTCGCAATGGTTTTTCAAGATCACCGCCTTCGCCGAAGACCTGCTCTCGGCGCTCGACGGGCTCGACCGCTGGCCGGACAAGGTCCGCCTGATGCAGAGGAACTGGATCGGGCGGTCGGAAGGCCTGTCGCTGCGCTTCCGGCTCGATGCCTCGACGGCGCCCACCGGGTCAACCGAGATCGAGGTCTATACGACTCGTCCCGACACGCTCTATGGCGCCTCCTTCCTCGCCATCGCCGCGAACCATCCGCTGGCCGAAAAGCTGAGCGAATCGAATGCGCAACTCGCCGATTTTATCGTCGAATGTCGCCGAGGCGGCACCTCGGCCGAGGCGATCGAGACGCAGGAGAAGCTTGGCTTCGACACCGGCGTGAAGGCCGAGCACCCGCTCGTGCCCGGCTGGTTCCTGCCGGTCTATGTCGCGAACTTCATCCTGATGGATTATGGCACCGGCGCCGTCTTCGGCTGCCCGGCCCATGACCAGCGCGACCTGGACTTCGCCCGCAAATATGGCCTGCCTGTCCAGGCGGTCGTCCTTCCCGAGGGTGAGGATCCGGCCAGCTTCGCGGTCGGCGATATTGCCTATGATGGCGACGGCCGCCTGTTCCATTCGGAGTTCCTGGACGGCCTGTCGATTCCGGACGCCAAGGACGCGGTCGCGAGGCGCCTGGAGAATCAGTCGCTTGGCAATGCGCCGCAGGGCAAGCGCCAGGTGAACTTCCGCCTGCGCGACTGGGGCATCTCGCGCCAGCGCTATTGGGGCTGTCCGATCCCGGTCATCCACTGCCCGGAATGCGGACCCGTGCCGGTGCCCAAGGCCGATCTGCCGGTTCGCCTGCCCGACGATGTCACCTTCGACCGCCCCGGCAACCCGCTCGACCGCCATCCGACATGGAAGCATGTCGCCTGTCCGAAATGCGGCGGTGCGGCGGTGCGCGAAACCGACACGATGGACACCTTCGTCGACTCGTCCTGGTATTTTGCGCGTTTCGCCACTCCCGCCAACATGCCGCCCCTGGCGAAAGAGGCGGTCGATCACTGGCTGCCGGTCGACCAATATATTGGAGGCATCGAGCACGCGATCCTGCATCTGCTCTATTCGCGCTTCTTCACCCGCGCGTTGAAGGCCTGTGGCCGGATCTCGGTGGCCGAGCCTTTCGCGGGTCTCTTCACGCAGGGCATGATCGTCCACGAGACCTATAAGGACGCGGCGGGCAAGTGGCTCTTCCCCGAGGAGGTCGAGAAGCGCTCCGACGGAACTTCGGTGAAGCGCGGCACCGAGGAACCGGTGACGGTCGGCCCGCCCGAGAAGATGTCCAAGTCGAAGAAGAACGTCGTGCCGCCGGAAATCGTCGCCGACAGCTACGGCGTCGATTGCGCGCGCTGGTTCATGCTCTCCGACACCCCGCCGGAGCGGGACAGCGAATGGACCGAGGCCGGCATCGAGGGCGCCTGGCGCTTCACGCAGCGCATCTGGCGTCTCATCAACGAGGCGGTCGAGCTCGCCGGTCCCGCCGCCACCTCAACGCCCGCCGAATTCGGCCCCGAGGCGACCGCGCTGCGCCGCAATGCGCATCGTCTGATCGCCAATGTCGAGGAAGATTTCGACCGCCTGCGGTTCAACGTGGCGGTGGCGCGCGTCCACAGCTTCGCCAACGGCTTTGCCGACGCGCTCGCCAGCGCGCGCGGCCGGGGAGCGGATCTTCCGGCCGATCTCGCCTTCGCGCTGCTGGAAGCCTCGCGTTATCTGGTGGCCGCGATCGGTCCGATGATCCCGCATCTGGCAGAAGAATGCTGGACGGTTCTCGGCGGCGAGGGCCTCGCGGCGGAGGCTGCCTGGCCGACTGCCGACCAGGCGCTCCTTGCCGAGGAGGACATGTTGCTGCCGGTTCAGATCAACGGCAAGAAACGCGCCGAATTGACCATCTCGGCAACGGCCTCCGATGCTGATATTGAGAAGGCGGTCATGTCGCTCGACGGCGTCGTTCGCGCTCTCGAGGGCCGTCCGCCGCGTAAGATCGTCATCGTTCCGAAAAGGATCGTCAATGTCGTCGTCTGA
- a CDS encoding YggS family pyridoxal phosphate-dependent enzyme, whose product MSLRVAEQLSAVQARISAAEEAARRAPGSVRLVAVSKTFAADAIQPAIDAGQRRFGENRVQEAQGKWPALREATPDIELHLIGPLQSNKAREAVALFDAIHTVDRDKIAAALASEIVRQNRRPQLFVQVNTGLEPQKAGIAPRETRAFVERCRDEHGLVISGLMCIPPADEAPGPHFALLAKLAKEIGFAELSMGMSGDFETAIAFGATLVRVGGAIFGSRPPL is encoded by the coding sequence ATGTCCCTTCGTGTCGCCGAGCAACTCTCCGCCGTTCAGGCCCGGATTTCAGCCGCTGAGGAAGCCGCGCGCCGCGCGCCTGGCTCGGTCCGGCTGGTCGCCGTTTCAAAGACGTTCGCGGCCGATGCGATCCAGCCGGCGATCGATGCCGGCCAGCGCCGGTTCGGCGAGAACCGCGTGCAGGAGGCGCAGGGCAAATGGCCGGCATTGCGCGAGGCCACACCGGATATCGAACTCCATCTCATCGGTCCGCTGCAGTCGAACAAGGCGCGTGAGGCGGTGGCGCTGTTCGATGCCATCCATACGGTCGACCGCGACAAGATCGCCGCCGCCCTCGCTTCGGAGATCGTCCGCCAGAACCGCCGGCCGCAGCTCTTCGTCCAGGTCAATACCGGGCTCGAACCGCAAAAGGCCGGAATTGCGCCACGCGAGACCCGGGCCTTTGTCGAGCGATGTCGTGACGAGCATGGGCTCGTCATCTCCGGCCTGATGTGCATCCCGCCGGCCGATGAAGCGCCGGGCCCGCATTTTGCGCTCCTTGCCAAGCTCGCCAAGGAAATCGGCTTTGCCGAGCTCTCCATGGGCATGAGCGGCGACTTCGAGACGGCGATCGCGTTTGGCGCAACCCTTGTGCGTGTCGGCGGGGCGATCTTCGGTTCCAGGCCGCCGCTCTGA
- a CDS encoding nucleoside 2-deoxyribosyltransferase, protein MSLKVYLAGPEVFLANAREQLDRKIALTRAAGLQPIAPGDLSIPPQPTQRELGHAISAIDESMMDRADAIIANLTPYHGLSADSGTCFELGYMCAQGKIAYGYTNVAADMRTRSVALYGNDVHRDASGRLRGPDGLMIEDVDMADNLMLQGGIERRGGRLIIHDAAPEARYTDTTAFEICLRLVAERGALVS, encoded by the coding sequence ATGAGCCTCAAAGTCTATCTCGCCGGCCCGGAGGTCTTCCTCGCCAATGCCCGCGAGCAGCTCGACCGCAAGATTGCGCTGACCCGCGCCGCCGGGCTTCAGCCGATCGCACCGGGGGATCTTTCAATTCCGCCACAGCCGACGCAGCGCGAGCTCGGACATGCCATCAGCGCGATCGACGAGAGCATGATGGACCGCGCCGATGCCATCATCGCCAATCTGACGCCCTATCACGGCCTGTCCGCCGATTCAGGAACCTGCTTCGAGCTCGGCTATATGTGCGCCCAGGGTAAGATCGCCTACGGATACACCAATGTCGCCGCCGATATGCGGACTCGCTCCGTCGCGCTCTATGGTAACGACGTGCACCGCGATGCGAGCGGACGGCTGCGCGGTCCGGACGGATTGATGATCGAGGACGTCGACATGGCCGATAACCTCATGCTGCAGGGCGGCATCGAGCGGCGCGGTGGCCGGCTCATCATCCATGACGCCGCGCCCGAGGCGCGCTACACCGACACCACGGCATTCGAGATCTGCCTGCGGCTTGTGGCCGAACGCGGAGCGCTCGTCTCCTGA
- a CDS encoding L,D-transpeptidase family protein: protein MRPQQHLRVRAVPGARQRGWLFFGGQVYPCALGRAGITRAKREGDGGTPAGEFSLLCVHYRADKMLRPRTGLPLRAIHPDDGWCDAAADRNYNRPVRLPYPASHERMRRDDDLYDVVVVLDWNLSRRHKGKGSAIFLHLARPGFLPTEGCIAVTAPVMRRLLAGLRPGARINIAG from the coding sequence ATGCGACCGCAACAGCATCTAAGGGTCAGAGCGGTACCGGGCGCCCGGCAGCGTGGATGGCTCTTCTTTGGCGGGCAGGTCTATCCCTGCGCCCTCGGGCGCGCAGGGATCACGCGGGCGAAGCGCGAAGGCGATGGCGGGACGCCCGCCGGGGAGTTCTCTCTGCTTTGCGTGCACTATCGGGCCGACAAGATGCTTCGTCCGCGCACGGGCCTGCCGCTTCGCGCGATTCATCCGGATGATGGCTGGTGCGACGCGGCCGCGGACCGCAACTATAATCGCCCGGTGCGACTGCCCTATCCGGCAAGCCATGAGCGGATGCGCCGCGACGACGATCTATACGACGTCGTCGTCGTTCTGGACTGGAACCTCTCCCGTCGCCACAAGGGGAAGGGTAGCGCGATCTTCCTGCATTTGGCCCGGCCCGGCTTCCTCCCGACGGAAGGTTGCATAGCCGTGACCGCACCGGTCATGCGGCGCCTGCTGGCGGGGCTGCGGCCGGGGGCGAGGATTAACATCGCCGGCTGA
- a CDS encoding response regulator transcription factor — MAARRILVVDDDDLLRESLVEQLSLYEEFELLEEATAGKGIQRARSEPVDMMIVDVGLPDMDGREAVKLLRKGGFKAPIVLLTGHDSESDTILGLESGANDYVTKPFRFAVLLARIRAQLRQFEQSEDATFTIGRYTFRPSAKLLLDERGQKIRLTEKETSILKFLYRAGEKVVGRDVLLHEVWGYNSGVTTHTLETHIYRLRQKIEREPSVAELLVTEAGGYKLMP; from the coding sequence ATGGCGGCAAGACGAATCCTCGTGGTCGACGATGATGATCTGCTCCGGGAAAGCCTCGTCGAGCAATTGTCGCTCTATGAGGAATTCGAACTCCTTGAGGAAGCAACGGCAGGTAAAGGCATCCAGCGCGCCCGTTCCGAGCCGGTCGACATGATGATCGTCGATGTAGGCCTGCCCGACATGGATGGCCGCGAGGCGGTCAAGCTGCTGCGCAAGGGTGGCTTCAAGGCGCCGATCGTCCTGCTGACCGGGCATGATTCCGAATCCGACACGATTTTAGGGCTGGAATCCGGCGCGAACGACTATGTCACCAAGCCGTTCCGTTTCGCCGTCCTGCTCGCCCGTATCCGTGCCCAGCTTCGGCAATTCGAGCAGAGCGAGGACGCGACCTTCACCATCGGACGTTACACCTTCCGGCCGAGCGCCAAATTGCTGCTCGACGAGCGCGGCCAGAAGATCCGCCTGACCGAGAAGGAAACCTCGATCCTGAAGTTTCTCTATCGGGCCGGCGAGAAGGTGGTCGGGCGCGATGTCCTGCTGCATGAGGTGTGGGGCTATAATTCAGGCGTTACGACGCATACGCTTGAAACCCACATCTATCGCCTGCGGCAGAAGATCGAGCGCGAGCCTTCGGTTGCCGAACTGCTCGTGACGGAGGCTGGCGGGTACAAGCTCATGCCTTAG
- a CDS encoding Crp/Fnr family transcriptional regulator produces MTLAEDIALLTRVPLFADLAGDQLRLLAFSAIRLELPAGRVLFRAESKALSGFVVMTGEIELSHHKGEETVPLGRFGPGVLIGEMALFVETKRPATATAVVDSEVVEIDGTLMRRMLTEYPDIAVKIFSKLRGRLGETLSELGGVEAKLDALHYPGPAKR; encoded by the coding sequence ATGACCCTCGCGGAAGACATTGCGCTCCTGACCCGCGTTCCGCTGTTCGCGGATCTCGCCGGCGACCAGCTGCGTCTGCTCGCATTCAGCGCGATCCGGCTGGAGCTTCCGGCCGGTCGCGTTCTGTTTCGCGCCGAGTCGAAGGCGCTTTCCGGCTTCGTCGTCATGACCGGAGAGATCGAGCTTTCGCACCACAAGGGCGAGGAGACGGTGCCGCTCGGCCGCTTTGGTCCGGGCGTGCTCATCGGGGAAATGGCGTTGTTCGTCGAGACGAAGCGGCCTGCCACGGCGACGGCCGTGGTCGATTCCGAAGTGGTCGAGATCGACGGCACCTTGATGCGCCGCATGCTGACCGAGTATCCGGACATCGCCGTCAAGATCTTCTCCAAGCTCAGAGGCCGGCTCGGCGAGACCCTTTCCGAACTCGGAGGCGTCGAGGCCAAGCTCGACGCGCTCCACTATCCTGGGCCCGCTAAGCGCTAG
- a CDS encoding carbohydrate-binding family V/XII, whose amino-acid sequence MSKRRIAIAVALAATALTPVAAPILARPALAQSAAPAPTAAQALSWPRTFAVGDQTLQVYQPLIETWNGDQIGGRAAIALGPKDGTPIYGTARFTASVSIDKPTRLAYLSQLSVSRVDVPTDPTQDATLKTALQSRVPAQGWTVALDHLETSYAAGKGLTAELNVPVKNDPPKIVFRSVATDLVLISGEPVLEPVDGASSFRRIANTRALILVGPDNIYHAQVAGYWYQSPSLDGSWVETTTVDPSVADAAKVASKASAPDAMLPESGKKPDKPPQILVTDAPTELILTTGEPQMAPVTGSTLLRMTNADHAVFLDPDSNLYYVLISGRWFSGRGGPSDPWAFVPGSSLPAGFAKISPQDPGASALVSVPGTPQAKEAAIAATIPQTATVKRSTALDIKYGGAPSFVPIQGTKLLYAANTTTPVIELDSGRYYALSDGIWFVSQSPTGPWMVADIVPDAIYTIPVSSPLHYVTYVQVYSSTPDTVIVGYTPGYFGVNVSDGLVVYGTGYPCTGYVADAVWYGCPVTYGYGANFMLDTAVGFGFGFAAGYAWGAATPYWGPYWGAGPWGGTWNHVNINQTNIYGRWGGEATATHSWGYNAWTGNEWSTRSVSGETAGGTNFAARSGAAFNPYTGNGAAGRQSASYNANTGIAHASEGGITDTNGNINAASRGVATNTKTGNSVAWNNGNVYSDHDGNVHQYSDTNGWQTHSDSGWQDEHDTNTMNDLDNQRQFQSMGQDRVDNFSNAGGFDSFGGDHSSDFGGGERFGGDSFGGGGGFGGGRFGGGGFGGGGFGGGGRR is encoded by the coding sequence ATGTCGAAACGCCGCATTGCCATCGCCGTTGCGCTGGCCGCGACCGCGCTGACGCCGGTTGCCGCGCCGATCCTGGCGCGCCCGGCCCTCGCCCAATCGGCGGCGCCCGCCCCCACGGCGGCACAGGCGCTGTCCTGGCCGCGGACCTTCGCCGTCGGCGATCAGACGCTGCAGGTCTATCAGCCGCTGATCGAAACCTGGAACGGCGATCAGATCGGCGGCCGCGCCGCGATCGCCCTGGGCCCGAAGGATGGCACGCCGATCTACGGGACAGCCCGCTTCACAGCCAGCGTCTCGATCGACAAGCCGACACGGCTGGCCTATCTGAGCCAGCTTTCGGTCAGCCGGGTTGATGTCCCGACCGATCCGACGCAGGACGCCACGCTGAAGACCGCGCTCCAGTCGCGCGTGCCGGCGCAGGGTTGGACGGTTGCGCTCGACCATCTGGAGACGAGCTACGCCGCCGGCAAGGGCCTCACCGCCGAACTGAACGTTCCGGTGAAGAACGACCCGCCGAAGATCGTCTTCCGCTCGGTAGCCACCGACCTCGTCCTCATTTCCGGTGAACCCGTCCTTGAGCCCGTCGACGGCGCTTCGTCATTCCGCCGGATCGCCAATACGCGCGCGCTGATCCTCGTCGGCCCAGACAACATCTACCACGCCCAGGTCGCCGGTTACTGGTACCAGTCGCCGAGCCTTGATGGTTCCTGGGTTGAGACGACCACGGTCGATCCAAGCGTCGCGGATGCCGCCAAGGTCGCCAGCAAGGCCAGTGCTCCGGACGCCATGCTGCCGGAAAGTGGCAAGAAGCCCGACAAGCCGCCGCAGATCCTCGTCACCGACGCGCCGACCGAGCTCATCCTGACGACCGGCGAGCCGCAGATGGCACCGGTCACCGGGTCGACGCTGTTGCGCATGACCAATGCCGATCACGCGGTGTTCCTCGATCCCGACAGCAATCTCTATTACGTCCTGATCTCCGGGCGCTGGTTCAGCGGCCGTGGGGGTCCGAGCGATCCCTGGGCTTTTGTGCCGGGCAGCAGCCTGCCGGCTGGCTTCGCCAAGATCTCGCCACAGGACCCCGGCGCATCGGCTCTCGTCTCGGTCCCCGGGACGCCGCAGGCCAAGGAAGCTGCCATTGCAGCGACGATCCCGCAGACCGCAACCGTCAAGCGCTCGACGGCGCTGGACATCAAGTATGGCGGCGCGCCGAGCTTCGTGCCGATCCAGGGGACGAAGCTGCTCTATGCAGCCAACACCACGACGCCGGTCATCGAGCTTGATTCCGGCCGCTATTATGCGCTTTCGGACGGTATCTGGTTCGTCTCGCAGTCGCCTACCGGTCCTTGGATGGTGGCTGATATCGTGCCGGACGCGATCTACACGATCCCGGTTTCCTCGCCGCTGCATTACGTGACCTATGTCCAGGTCTATTCCTCGACGCCGGACACGGTGATCGTCGGTTATACGCCGGGCTATTTCGGCGTGAATGTGAGCGATGGGCTGGTCGTCTACGGCACAGGCTACCCGTGCACCGGCTATGTCGCCGACGCTGTCTGGTATGGCTGCCCGGTCACTTATGGCTATGGCGCCAACTTCATGCTCGATACGGCGGTGGGCTTCGGCTTCGGCTTCGCGGCCGGTTATGCTTGGGGCGCGGCAACGCCCTATTGGGGTCCCTATTGGGGCGCCGGTCCCTGGGGCGGCACTTGGAACCACGTCAACATCAACCAGACCAACATCTATGGCCGCTGGGGCGGCGAAGCCACAGCCACCCATTCCTGGGGTTACAACGCCTGGACCGGCAATGAATGGTCGACGCGCAGCGTCAGCGGTGAGACCGCCGGCGGCACGAATTTCGCCGCTCGCTCCGGCGCGGCGTTCAACCCCTATACCGGCAATGGCGCCGCCGGTCGGCAATCGGCCAGCTACAATGCCAACACGGGCATTGCCCATGCGAGCGAAGGCGGCATTACCGACACCAACGGCAACATCAACGCGGCCAGCCGCGGCGTGGCCACCAACACCAAGACCGGCAATAGCGTCGCCTGGAACAATGGCAACGTCTACTCCGATCACGACGGCAATGTGCACCAGTACAGCGACACCAATGGCTGGCAGACCCATAGCGACAGCGGCTGGCAGGACGAGCACGACACCAACACGATGAACGATCTCGACAACCAGCGCCAGTTCCAGAGCATGGGCCAGGACCGCGTCGACAATTTCAGCAATGCTGGCGGTTTCGACAGCTTCGGCGGCGACCATTCCTCCGATTTCGGCGGGGGTGAGCGCTTCGGAGGAGACAGCTTCGGCGGGGGCGGTGGATTTGGCGGCGGCCGGTTCGGAGGCGGCGGCTTCGGCGGTGGTGGATTTGGGGGCGGGGGCCGCCGCTAG
- a CDS encoding acetoacetate decarboxylase, whose amino-acid sequence MDIDEVRRRAYAMPLTNPSYPPGPYRFYDREFIVITYRTSREALEAVVPAPLEIIDPIVKYEFIRMPDSTGFGDYTETGQVIPVRFNGQTGGYVHAMYLDDDAPIAGGRELWGFPKKLAKPKLVHESEVIVGTLHYGSVLCAVGTMGYKHRPADEDAILASLKAPNFLIKIIPHVDGTPRICELVRYYTQDITLKGAWTGPAALDLRPHVSCDVAKLPVLEVLSAVHFKADLTLGLGEVVYDYLAPAT is encoded by the coding sequence ATGGATATCGACGAGGTCCGACGCCGCGCCTATGCGATGCCGCTGACCAACCCGTCCTATCCGCCGGGACCCTACCGCTTCTATGATCGCGAATTCATCGTGATCACCTACCGGACGAGCCGCGAGGCGCTCGAAGCCGTCGTCCCCGCGCCGCTTGAGATCATCGACCCGATCGTCAAATACGAGTTCATCCGAATGCCGGACTCGACCGGCTTCGGGGATTATACCGAAACCGGACAGGTCATCCCGGTCCGCTTCAACGGCCAGACGGGTGGCTATGTCCACGCCATGTACCTGGACGACGACGCGCCGATTGCCGGCGGCCGCGAACTCTGGGGCTTTCCCAAGAAGCTCGCAAAGCCGAAGCTCGTGCATGAAAGCGAAGTGATCGTCGGAACGCTGCACTATGGCAGCGTGCTCTGCGCTGTCGGGACCATGGGCTACAAGCACAGGCCAGCCGACGAGGACGCCATCCTCGCCTCCCTGAAGGCGCCGAATTTCCTGATCAAGATCATTCCGCATGTCGACGGAACACCCAGGATCTGCGAACTCGTGCGCTATTACACGCAAGACATCACGCTGAAAGGGGCCTGGACCGGACCGGCCGCGCTGGATCTGCGGCCGCATGTCAGCTGCGATGTCGCGAAGCTGCCGGTTCTCGAGGTTTTGTCAGCCGTCCATTTCAAGGCCGACCTGACGCTCGGGCTTGGCGAGGTCGTCTACGACTATCTTGCACCCGCGACCTGA